Within Cucumis melo cultivar AY chromosome 4, USDA_Cmelo_AY_1.0, whole genome shotgun sequence, the genomic segment AGGGACGTTAAGTCCACCAATATTCTATTGGATGAACATTTAAATGCAAAAGTCGCAGATTTTGGCTTGTCCAAGCTTGTCTCAGATAATGAAAAGGGACACGTTTCTACTCAAGTTAAAGGAACATTGGTAAGTAGTTTAAGGACATTTgaaaatgatttaaaaataactaaaatcacttttgtcaattttaaaactataaGAGGTCGTTTGGGGCTAGAAGTTGGTTATTATAGTTAAATTATAATTGTTTGTGTTTGgggtgtagattattttagtttagaaTATTGTTATATGTTGAGGGGTAAACTATTTGATTTATAAGGAAATAGTAAACCTtacaacaaataataaaaaatggtaaatataaaatagtaaaaCTGCAGCAAATAGTAAATGTTGTAGCAAATAAAAGTTTTGAAATAACATTGATTGTAGCTAGTTGGGAACTACAAAATAGTATTTACTATAGCAAAAAAGGGTGATTACTATAACCTTAGGATAGTTCTTACCACGAAATCCCCCTAAAAcattaaattgattttgaatgattaaagCACCGTTTTGGAGTGAAGTTGACAAAAATATATTGAACCATTTCAAGCTCACTCCTAAACATGCCCTAACCATCATCATGTTTTTGTTGTATCAACATTTTAGTCCGTCATTCTACGATAAATCATCATGTTTTTGTTGTATCGACATTTTAGTCAATCATTCTACCATAAATTATTGATCGTGTAGGGGTGCGAAATATTGGGCTActtaaaaaattaatacaatGTGGTTGGCATGGCAGATATAGGCAAATAATGATCCGCTTAAAACACTTTAGCTTCtttaattttaagttaaaaataaGAACTACTTGTAGTTGAAGGAAAACCTTTTCGAGCAATTTAGAACATTAAGATTGTAATTAAAATAACCTTAGATTTCCAATCATATTATGAAATAAGAGAAGCTTTGTGAATCGTTAGAAATTTCAAAGTCTACTCAAACAAATCTTCAGTGATTAGTGTAAAGTCTTTTTCACAAGGCACTATATCTTATTATCTCATTTTAATGATTGCTCATGACATTTATTTGTAGGGTTATTTGGATCCTGAGTATTATATGACTCAACAACTGACAGAGAAAAGTGATGTATATAGCTTTGGAGTTGTTATGTTGGAACTATTAACAGGTAAGCTTCCTATTGAGAAAGGAAAGTACGTAGTTCGTGAGGTGCGTATGTTGATGAATAAAAGCGAGGAAGAATATTATGGTCTCAAGCAGCTAATGGATGCAACCATTTTAAACAATACAACGACCATTATTGGGCTTGGAAGGTTCTTGGAGTTGGCCATGCAATGCGTCGAGGAGTCAGCTGTAGATCGTCCCACAATGAGTGAAGTGGTCAAGGCAATTGAGAGTATTTTGCAGAATGATGGTATTAATACGAACACAACATCTGCATCCTCGTCTGCAACTGACTTTGGGGCTTCCAGAACCGCTCATAGGCATCCCTACAATGATTCTATACCAAAAAAGGATGCCCATGACAGCAATTCTTTTGATTACAGTGGTGGATACACTCTTTCGACAAAAGTGGAGCCCAAATAGTAATGTTCCTCCTTTTCAGGAAAGACTCTCCTCCCCTCAACTCCTTTGGTTATAAGGAAATGGAAACTTGTAGAATTGTAACTATTTTATACCGTTAGGGATCTTTATTCATGAATGTGTTTCCAGATGTTGGTTGGTTATGCATTCAAACATCATTCTCATATTGTAAGGGTTGTCAGTTGGCTTGTTACCGGAGTAGTGGATACTGGCAACtagatttttatcttttagGATCTACAATGCCTTCAATTTTACGAAAGTTAATTTGTCTGAAATTTACTTTTACATTTATcatgaacattttttttaaaagatagtTTGACCATAAATTGTAACTACTGTCAAATGGAGACCAAGGGAGGTaactaattatatatttttaaattattttaaaggacattttcaaaatacagcaaaatttcatattctatttaTGAGATATTGATAAACATTAGTAGTAATATGAAAAATTGTtatatttcataaatatttaaaataatttttcttattttaaattaattaaccaACATTTAGTGAAAAACTGAAGTTGAGACGGTAATTGTAAACATTGAAATCTCTTaggaactaaattaaaaaaattaaaatcttaactaaaaaagaaaattacaaaattgatgaaagtatatataaatatgaGAAAGTATCACCAGATGGTGTCTTTATGCATATATGTATGTGTTTGCGATGTTCTGTTACATTTatagatatttttattttatttgaaattgcaATTAAGAAAATTTACTTCCCTCGCATTCACAACATCAAGAACCTACGTGTACTCGTCGCACGTGAATTCTGGCGTCCCTAAATTTGATTTTCGACTCACCGCTGTAGCATCGTGTCAAAATATAAATACCTACACATGCGTACTCGTTAACAATACTAACAAGCGATTAAAGAGTAAAAAAAGACTAAGCCAGGTGATGAAATACTTCGCCGCATCGCACCTCCACTAAGCTGCAGCTGGATTTTAAGACCAGATTGCTTCCCATTACGATAAATCGCGAATTTGGCGCGAAATGAAGGGTGCTAGAACAGGAACAGGAAGCGTGGATCTGGATGCAGACCCTTCAGAAAATACACAACGTTGGGCGAGGTTTGTAGCCACATGCTTGATTGGAGGGCTAGTGATCGGGATATCGGTACTGGGCTTACATTTCGGGGCTCCTCATCAGCCGTCGCTAAGGATATGGAGGAGAAAGAAGAAGCCCGTTCGCGTATACATGGATGGTTGTTTCGACATGATGCACTACGGCCATTGCAACGCCCTCCGTCAGGCTAGAGCCCTTGGGGACCAATTGGTCGTTGGCGTCGTTAGCGATTCTGAAATAACTGCCAACAAAGGCCCTCCTGTTACTCCTCTTAACGAAAGGTCGttgtttcttttgatttttctatTACCCCTCTTATCCCATCCTGCCCTTTTAGGCTTGCTTGTGTtagatattaaatttatctCACTCGTTAATTTAAGCTTTTGGGTTGACTAGCAATTTAAAATGGTATTTCATGAGGTCTGGTGTTCCAGCTCCTTGTGTTCAAACTCCGTTTTCTCCATGATTAATATTGATTCCACCTCATTTGACCTTTCACATATGTCAAGTACAACAAAGTATCAGTCTATATGGGTTGGATGATATAATTCAATTTACATAAGTTTTATTAGGCAATTCGCGATTTAAGAATATAAATGTGTGTTTGCATGTCTACACCATCTCTAGCCTCTGTTTCATGGGACTTGTATTATTTATCTGATGTCTTTCTAGCAAACCACGATGAATTTCTGAATTTCAGTTTCAATGTATTTCGCAACGAATGTAAGTCTTCATGTGATTTTCCATATGTGGAGAATGGAAGTTATACGTACTTAATAATTGTATATGTTTTAGGATGATTATGGTCAACGCCGTTAAATGGGTTGATGAGGTTATTCCAAACGCGCCCTATGCCATAACTGAAGATTTTATGAGAAAGCTATTTGATGAGTACAAGATAGATTATATCATTCATGGTGATGACCCTTGTGTTCTACCTGACGGAACTGATGCTTATGCACTAGCTAAGAAGGCAGGTCGTTACAAGCAGATCAAGCGTACAGAAGGAGTTTCAAGCACGGATATTGTAGGTTGGTATTTGACTGCTATTTATTGTACATCACGAGACGAGTTCTTTCAGTAACTATTGccattttgttttcttactCCAAATGGTTTTGTTGCTTGTTTATTTTTTCCAGGACCTCTAGCCTAGTTTGTGgcattttgtttttctttcctctcagaaaaatggaaaaaataacaattaaaaataaaaaacggAGAATTTCATTTACTGTATAATTTTTTTGGGATAAGAAACAATTTCATCGATGAACGAAATATCCAAAGAGTACAAAAGGGAAGAACCGAATAAGGAAAAAATCCATCAAACTAACAATAGCATAACCCTAACAAGAAAGATACAAAGCAAAGAAAAACAAGGGAGTGAGAAATAAACTAATCGTTTTGCAAGTTTTGTCAGATGATGATGATGGAAGTGTTTGGGTCGAATGTTGCAAGTTCACTTGATTGGGAAGGAGTAGAACTGTAGAAGTGGGTTGTTGTGAATGGAGGACTTGTGGTTGGTTGCTCGTTTTCTTAAGATTATGGAGAACCTCTTTGTAAGAGGTGGACTAGATGAGGAAACATAATTGGGTTTATGCTTGTTGATGGGTTCGTTGGTTGGTGCACTAGAGAGGGGGAGGAAGCCGTTCCAACCAACTTTATTATTGCCACCGGgtaaaataagtttttttaacCCTTCATCTACTCCAAGCTTGGTGATCTCTGCAACATGTCCTTTCTGGTTAGGGTTTTTTTCACCCAAAAATCATATTTCACCAACTCTTAACAACATGACCTTGAAGAAGTATTTATGAGCATACCACCAAGAATTGAAATTGACCTTGGGAAGAACAAAGTATGTCTACTGAAGAAGTCTTCATCTGGACTCGAACAATCTCCTAGAGCATGGGTTGAACGGTTTGGGAAAGTAGTTAGGAGTTTTGGGTTCCTTCAGAGTTAAACTGACCACACCATTTTTTTACAAGCAGTCTACAAATGACGAGGCAGAATTGCAATTTCAATTTGCTTTCCAGTATTGCAATCACAGAAGATTAGAGTATCATCGACAAATTGTAGGAAGGAGATAtggacttttttcttttccaacaaTGAAACCTTTAAATTTCCTTTTTTCGTGAAAGTTTCTTTCACTATAGAGATCAATTGTAGGAAATGATGAGGACGCTGGTTGTGATGTACTTAGAATTAGTATGTTTTAGTAATTTTCTGTCTATAGCTCTATTTTAAAGCtacaatatttttatttagctccagcttttttcttttagtttttttggCAACCGATTCTTTAGGTTGTAAGTCTTCTAAGGAGTTAAGCCTATATAAAGCTCCTTCTTCAAATTTCAGTTTAGAATATCAATTATACTTCAGGGGCATTCTTACAAGAATTGTCTACCAGATTGGTTTCATCATTTTCTGGTATCAAAGCTGCCTCAACGGAGAGACTCGTGGTTGGAAAAGATGCCACCAATTCAGGCAAGGGGAAGGACGCCGTTACCCACCCTGAAGACCACGAAATTCCATCTCCTCGAACTTCGATTGATGAACAATCTACAATTCACAATTAAATTGGTTTAATGCAGTAAAAGCAAATTTGGCGAAATTATGGTTTGAAAGAAATTAAAGGGCCTTTCATGCCAAATCTGTCATATGGCTAGATGGTTGCAAAGTTGCTCACATAAACGCTTCATCGTGGTGCATCCTCTCTAAAGATTTTGATAGTTACAGCTCTCAAAGAATTAGAGCGTTTTTATTTCCTTAGCAGAATTTTGGATTGGTGTTGAATGGTCTTCTTGCTCGGTTTTTATTTGTCCCTTAACAGTTTGATAGCTTTTGTTTATCAAGGATTGTCTATTTTGTTTTCCATGTATTAATATCTTACGTTGTATAGGCTGCTTGTTAGCCCTATTTAGCcatgtttattatatttttttatatgacAAGGGGGCTAAGCGAGTGTCAATCTAGTTGAGATGTTCGGGTGCTCATTGTATAATTCTTTTGCACTATGAGCTTtaatctcattttttttttaataaaatagaCTCGttcccttttttccttttttgaaaaagaatacGATCTGCCACAACACCTTATAATAACCTTACATGAGGGAAAGGAGGGTGTATTTCTTTGAATCGCATACCACAAGCCTTAATTAAGAATGAAACTTCGAAGGAACCAACAGGGATTTATAATTGGGGAAAAAGATTGAGAAGCTGCAGTCAAGTTATCTTGGACATCCTGGTATTTGTTTGAAAACCTCTTCCATGTTTTGATTTGATTGGTTAAACCTTCGAAGTGAAGGATGTGATGTTGGGTATAGAGTACATTGTCATAAGCTAGTTGGAATAGGTCTCTTTGTTGCACAATATCAAATTCTTGGTGTTGGGCATGCCAATTTGTTGTGGAGCCGGAAGGGGTTAGGGCTGTTATTTTATGAATTATATAAAAAGGTTGTCCAAAAGGGGGAGCAATGACCTTTATGACGGTGAATTAATATTAACCATGGTAATCAACTAACAACCTAACTAATGAAATAAGATAGCTAAACTAAAATGCTAGATTACAAAGAGAGCCCTAACATTTAAACACACAACTGTACTGCATCATATTGCATTCTGCTTCTTGAGTGCTTTTTCTTGTTTGGTTAGTCTATTTGATAATATCATATCATTTACAGGTCGCATGCTTCTCTGTGTAAGAGAGagatctattagtgataatcAAAATCATTCATCGTTGCAAAGACAATTCAGTCATGGTCACAGCCAAAAATTTGACGACGGTGGTTCTGGAACTGGAACTCGTGTCTCTCATTTCTTACCAACTTCTCGTAGAATTGTTCAATTTTCCAATGGGAAGGTGTGTACTTCTCTTCATTGCTAGTTGTTTCAATTAGTATGctctctaaaattttattatatttcaagTTCTTACTAGCAAGTTTTTTGGTGCCAAGAAGGAAGAAAACAATGTATTACAGTACTTAAAATGATGGCCTTCAACCAGCTTTAAATACCTGGCCGAGAAGACCAAAAATAATCTTAGGCTAAAACAATAAAAGTGTTAAGAAATTCTTAATAACGTCTATGCAAAAACCATTCAGGAATGGGCGAAAGGTAAGTTCTCTCcattctctctcctctctcatTCCTTTGCCTTCTTCCGCTTCGGCAGCCTTAGAATCACGACGAGTGTCTCCCTGGCCACCACCTTTAGTTCTCCAACGATACCTGCTTCAGATCACCCTCCCAAGACCTTTGGTGAGCACATCTACTTACCAGGGATCGAAATGGAAGTGGACAACTGCAAGGTAGTTGAGTCATACTATTGCATTTGGTTTGAAAAAGGTTTTTTGAAGGTTGAAGATGTCGGTTTCAACAGAATCATGCTAGCTTCAAAATCACAGCTGTGTTAGTTTATTAACGCCATTTTGGAGCTAATTCAGAGACCAGAAAGAAAATACATGAACTTTCAAAGTCTGGATATCTAGAGCCAATACAAGAGCGTAAACTAGTACAAGGGATTAGACGAAGATTTAGGGCTACCTATAGCTATTTCATGAGCACAAACAAGTACAAGCTACAAAGTCTTAAACAAGATCTAAGAAACAAAAACCCTGGATTGTAATACATCGCAACTACAAAACAAGGCTGGAAAACCAAAACTGAAAGAGGCAGCTTCAGAAAGTTGAGAAGATGAAAACCTGTCAATTTGGGTTAATCTCTTGCAATGAGTTGTCTTAAAATGCTTTAGACAGAGTGTGGACCTACTAATATCTGCAGCATGTTACTTCTGAAATCCTTATAAAAAACCCAGCCAAGGTTGAAAGTTTGGAGAAGCTGAACCAACACTTGTTGCAAATTCACAGTCGAGCAATAGGTACTGAAGATCTTGATTCTGTAGACAAAGTGGGCTGATGTGAGGTGAAAGGAGTGATTAGGCATTTTTCTTTGCATGACTGATACACAATTTAAGCCTCCAAACAGCATAATCCATACAGGTATGTTCACTCTACGTAGGCTTTTGAGGCTCTTCTCCAACAAAATTTTAATAGGTGAAGTCCAGGAAAGATGATTAACTTAAGATTTAACTGAAAAAGCACCGCTTGCTTCCAAAGACCATGATCCTTTATCCGGAGAATTAGAGATCTTTGCCCCCACCAACAAGCACAATAAAAATTGGAAGTCTATTGCTTCTTCCTCCTTCAGCAACTTTCTAAAATAGATAGGCCATGAGCAAGTAGAAGAGTCCCAATGATCGGATATGGAGACCTTCGGTTAAGTGCAATTCTAAACAGATGCTGGAATTTGCTTTTCAAAGGAGTTCTGTCCAGCCAAGGGTCCAACCAGAAAAAATTCTACACCCGCTGCCAACTTTGAACACTGCCAGAGCTTCTATCTTGCGCCGCTGTCTAGAAATAGTAATCCAATGACTTATaagatttgatttttctttgCCACTTGTGTGCCAATGGAAGGGACGGCTCCCATGTTTACTACAAACAACTTGGCACCATAAGGAATCCTGCTCAAACATGAAACGCTATCCGCATTTGGAAAGAAGAGCCAAGTTTCTGAATATTGAACTACCCAAACCGAGACCCCCATCCTTTTGGGATTTATCCCATATTACCAGGTGATTCATTTTATTACCTCCTTTGTTTCCTTCCAAAAGAATTTTTTCACGACTCTTTCTAAGGTTCTAGATATTTTTTTCTGGCATTAGGAAGGTAGACATGTAATAAGTGGGAAGATTGGACAACACTGGTTTGCAAAGGGCATTCTTCCCTCTCTAGAGAGATTGTATATATTCCACTTATCTAGTTTACCTTGGACTTTCTCAATGATTGGCTGCAAAATATAGGATCTCTTTGGGTAACCTCCCAAAGGAAGTCCAAGATACATTATAGGAGATTTTCAACCTTGCAATTCAACATTGAGGCAACTGAGGAGACCTTTC encodes:
- the LOC103486215 gene encoding ethanolamine-phosphate cytidylyltransferase isoform X3, which gives rise to MKGARTGTGSVDLDADPSENTQRWARFVATCLIGGLVIGISVLGLHFGAPHQPSLRIWRRKKKPVRVYMDGCFDMMHYGHCNALRQARALGDQLVVGVVSDSEITANKGPPVTPLNERMIMVNAVKWVDEVIPNAPYAITEDFMRKLFDEYKIDYIIHGDDPCVLPDGTDAYALAKKAGRYKQIKRTEGVSSTDIVGRMLLCVRERSISDNQNHSSLQRQFSHGHSQKFDDGGSGTGTRVSHFLPTSRRIVQFSNGKGPGPDARIIYIDGAFDLFHAGHVEILKHARSMGDFLLVGIHTDLTVSANRGAHRPIMNLHERSLSVLACRYVDEVIIGAPWEVSKDMITTFNISLVVHGTVAEVNDFQKRDCNPYAVPINMGIFKILDSPLDITTTTIIRRIVSNHEAYQMVTIRVTPPSEAPSLSSFKRGCEG
- the LOC103486215 gene encoding ethanolamine-phosphate cytidylyltransferase isoform X1, whose amino-acid sequence is MKGARTGTGSVDLDADPSENTQRWARFVATCLIGGLVIGISVLGLHFGAPHQPSLRIWRRKKKPVRVYMDGCFDMMHYGHCNALRQARALGDQLVVGVVSDSEITANKGPPVTPLNERMIMVNAVKWVDEVIPNAPYAITEDFMRKLFDEYKIDYIIHGDDPCVLPDGTDAYALAKKAGRYKQIKRTEGVSSTDIVGRMLLCVRERSISDNQNHSSLQRQFSHGHSQKFDDGGSGTGTRVSHFLPTSRRIVQFSNGKGPGPDARIIYIDGAFDLFHAGHVESCQDIFGRRHLTEKLRWSGVPPSKLSCGIYRRRGMLELLMISCHLLVPFLIYFRTCHLGGYLSILKHARSMGDFLLVGIHTDLTVSANRGAHRPIMNLHERSLSVLACRYVDEVIIGAPWEVSKDMITTFNISLVVHGTVAEVNDFQKRDCNPYAVPINMGIFKILDSPLDITTTTIIRRIVSNHEAYQMVTIRVTPPSEAPSLSSFKRGCEG
- the LOC103486215 gene encoding ethanolamine-phosphate cytidylyltransferase isoform X4, with the translated sequence MKGARTGTGSVDLDADPSENTQRWARFVATCLIGGLVIGISVLGLHFGAPHQPSLRIWRRKKKPVRVYMDGCFDMMHYGHCNALRQARALGDQLVVGVVSDSEITANKGPPVTPLNERMIMVNAVKWVDEVIPNAPYAITEDFMRKLFDEYKIDYIIHGDDPCVLPDGTDAYALAKKAGRYKQIKRTEGVSSTDIVGRMLLCVRERSISDNQNHSSLQRQFSHGHSQKFDDGGSGTGTRVSHFLPTSRRIVQFSNGKGPGPDARIIYIDGAFDLFHAGHVEILKHARSMGDFLLVGIHTDLTVSANRGAHRPIMNLHERSLSVLACRYVDEVIIGAPWEVSKDMITTFNISLVVHGTVAEVNDFQKRDCNPYAVPINMGIFKILDSPLDITTTTIIRRIVSNHEAYQKRNEKKANSERRYYEDKAYVLGD
- the LOC103486215 gene encoding ethanolamine-phosphate cytidylyltransferase isoform X2, whose product is MKGARTGTGSVDLDADPSENTQRWARFVATCLIGGLVIGISVLGLHFGAPHQPSLRIWRRKKKPVRVYMDGCFDMMHYGHCNALRQARALGDQLVVGVVSDSEITANKGPPVTPLNERMIMVNAVKWVDEVIPNAPYAITEDFMRKLFDEYKIDYIIHGDDPCVLPDGTDAYALAKKAGRYKQIKRTEGVSSTDIVGRMLLCVRERSISDNQNHSSLQRQFSHGHSQKFDDGGSGTGTRVSHFLPTSRRIVQFSNGKGPGPDARIIYIDGAFDLFHAGHVESCQDIFGRRHLTEKLRWSGVPPSKLSCGIYRRRGMLELLMISCHLLVPFLIYFRTCHLGGYLSILKHARSMGDFLLVGIHTDLTVSANRGAHRPIMNLHERSLSVLACRYVDEVIIGAPWEVSKDMITTFNISLVVHGTVAEVNDFQKRDCNPYAVPINMGIFKILDSPLDITTTTIIRRIVSNHEAYQKRNEKKANSERRYYEDKAYVLGD